In one window of Thermoplasmata archaeon DNA:
- a CDS encoding transketolase — translation MVDVSEELIAGLKKKAVVLRKHIIRMTNNVQSGHPGGSMSACDIVTALYFHVLRVDPKRPDWPDRDRFVLSKGHACPVWYAALAERGFFPVDELMTFRKINSRLQGHPEMGTTPGVENAAGAEGQGLSFSVGLALAARMDHQGWRVYCVMGDGEQDVGQTWEAAMAASKYGLDNLTAFIDRNGIQQEGRTEDIMPLEPLAEKWEAFNWHVLTIDGHDFRQILAGIEEAQRTRGRPTVVVARTVKGKGVSFMENKIKYHGAATTDEELKRALAELDAQEAAI, via the coding sequence ATGGTCGACGTTTCCGAGGAACTGATTGCAGGTCTCAAGAAGAAGGCCGTGGTCCTCCGGAAGCACATCATCCGCATGACGAACAACGTGCAGAGCGGCCACCCCGGAGGCTCGATGTCCGCGTGCGACATCGTCACCGCGCTCTACTTCCACGTCCTCCGCGTCGATCCGAAGCGGCCGGACTGGCCGGACCGGGACCGGTTCGTCCTGAGCAAGGGCCATGCGTGCCCCGTCTGGTATGCGGCCCTCGCCGAACGCGGATTCTTTCCGGTTGACGAGCTGATGACGTTCCGCAAGATCAACAGCCGCCTGCAGGGCCATCCGGAGATGGGCACCACGCCGGGCGTGGAGAACGCGGCGGGCGCGGAAGGGCAGGGCCTCTCGTTCTCCGTGGGTCTCGCGCTCGCCGCTCGGATGGACCACCAAGGCTGGCGCGTGTACTGCGTCATGGGCGACGGCGAACAGGACGTCGGGCAGACATGGGAAGCCGCGATGGCGGCATCGAAGTACGGGCTCGATAATCTCACCGCGTTCATCGACCGAAACGGGATTCAGCAGGAGGGCCGCACGGAGGACATCATGCCGCTCGAGCCGCTTGCTGAGAAGTGGGAGGCGTTCAACTGGCACGTCCTCACGATCGACGGGCACGATTTCCGGCAGATCCTCGCGGGGATCGAAGAGGCCCAGCGGACGCGGGGCCGGCCCACGGTTGTCGTCGCGCGGACCGTGAAGGGGAAAGGCGTGTCCTTCATGGAGAACAAGATCAAGTACCACGGCGCCGCGACGACCGACGAGGAGCTGAAGCGCGCCCTCGCGGAGCTCGATGCGCAGGAGGCCGCGATTTGA